A genomic stretch from Lathyrus oleraceus cultivar Zhongwan6 chromosome 2, CAAS_Psat_ZW6_1.0, whole genome shotgun sequence includes:
- the LOC127123009 gene encoding uncharacterized protein LOC127123009, which yields MQAVSNSRRVSRLLQSPIFLSFHLRSTEQPFLSGLAQRNYSPGVDNVEETPTEAVKDLYDKMLQSVNVKRSMPPNAWLWSMIENCKHRHDISLLFDVLQNLRRFRLSNLRIHDDFNCSLCREVTKACVHAGALDFGKKALWKHNVYGLAPSVASAHHILTYAKNHNDTNLLVEVMKLLKRNDLPLQPGTADIVFSICYNTDEWELINKYAKRFVKAGVKLRQTSFETWMGFAAKRGAHT from the exons ATGCAAGCAGTATCAAATTCTCGCCGAGTCTCTCGGCTCTTACAGTCTCCGATTTTCCTTTCATTTCATCTTCGAAGCACCGAACAACCGTTTCTCTCAGGGCTCGCACAACGCAATTACAGTCCCGGAGTTGATAATGTTGAAGAAACTCCAACAG AAGCTGTGAAGGATCTTTATGATAAAATGCTTCAGTCTGTAAATGTTAAACGATCCATGCCTCCAAATGCTTGGCTATGGTCGATGATTGAGAATTGTAAACACCGTCACGATATTAGTCTTCTCTTTGACGTTTTGCAGAACCTCCGCAGATTC AGGTTGTCGAATCTTCGCATACATGATGATTTTAACTGCAGTCTCTGCCGGGAAGTTACGAAAGCATGTGTTCATGCCGGAGCCCTTGATTTTG GAAAGAAGGCTCTGTGGAAGCATAATGTCTATGGATTGGCGCCAAGTGTTGCATCGGCACACCATATATTG ACGTATGCTAAGAATCACAATGATACTAATCTATTGGTGGAAGTAATGAAACTTTTGAAGAGGAATGATTTACCATTGCAACCGGGCACGGCAGATATAGTTTTTAG CATTTGTTACAATACAGATGAATGGGAGTTGATTAATAAGTACGCGAAAAGGTTTGTTAAGGCTGGTGTAAAACTACGACAAACCTCATTTGAAACATGGATGGGATTTGCTGCCAAAAGAGGTGCTCATACTTGA
- the LOC127123008 gene encoding probable serine/threonine-protein kinase PBL17, which yields MGICFSIEEKHVSLSDSKPKPNSTGSVGNESTAPTTLLGGGTGSMNIKELREGAGYSNVHIFTYNELRLSTKQFRPDFILKRLKLLLLTLHLS from the exons ATGGGGATTTGCTTCAGCATTGAAGAAAAACACGTTTCCCTCTCCGATTCAAAACCAAAACCTAATTCCACAG GTTCGGTTGGAAATGAATCCACTGCACCAACAACTCTATTAGGTGGTGGTACTGGTTCCATGAATATCAAAGAACTTCGTGAAGGTGCTGGATACAGCAACGTCCATATTTTTACCTACAACGAATTGAGGCTTTCCACCAAGCAGTTTCGTCCCGATTTCATTCTTAAAAGGCTTAAGCTTCTCCTTCTCACTCTCCATCTGTCGTAA
- the LOC127123007 gene encoding polygalacturonase: MNIQLSSTILAWLILSLATHVTSQQGIFNIRTYGAPNGDITNAFKSAWKEACASTIPSKVVIPEGWYKLQQIDLEGPCNAPIEVQVHGMILSPKNPYHLNGQDQWVRFQYINFFTLSGKGTFDGQGQMAWKQNNCPRNTNCIRFAMNFGFAFLNNSIIQDINSKDSKYFHANVFGCNNITFTNFNVNAPENSPNTDGIHIGRSTKVNIINSKIGTGDDCISLGDGSRQIVIRNITCGPGHGISVGSLGKYPNEEPVVGLIVKNCTLNNTNNGVRIKTWPGTSVISIASHLHFENIVMVNVSNPVIIDQEYCPWNQCSKKSPSKIKIRKVIFKNIRGTSATQEGVTLVCSPGVPCESVVLNNIDLSFNESKVTAKCSNVKPKIQRKSPICEYHI, from the exons atgaatattcAATTAAGTAGTACCATATTAGCATGGTTGATATTGTCGTTAGCTACACATGTCACATCTCAACAAGGCATTTTTAACATAAGAACATATGGCGCACCTAATGGAGATATAACCAAT GCTTTCAAGAGTGCTTGGAAAGAGGCATGTGCATCAACAATTCCAAGTAAAGTTGTGATTCCTGAGGGTTGGTATAAGTTGCAACAAATAGATCTTGAAGGACCATGCAATGCTCCAATCGAGGTTCAAGTTCATGGGATGATTCTATCACCAAAAAACCCTTACCACCTCAATGGACAAGATCAGTGGGTTAGATTTCAATATATTAACTTCTTTACCTTATCTGGTAAAGGAACATTTGACGGTCAGGGTCAAATGGCTTGGAAGCAAAATAATTGCCCAAGAAATACCAATTGCATAAGGTTTGCCatg AATTTTGGTTTCGCTTTCCTCAACAATTCGATTATTCAAGACATAAACTCAAAAGACAGTAAATATTTCCATGCCAATGTTTTCGGATGCAATAATATTACCTTTACAAATTTCAACGTCAATGCGCCAGAAAATAGTCCCAACACGGATGGAATTCATATTGGGAGATCAACTAAAGTAAATATTATCAACTCGAAGATTGGCACTGGCGACGATTGCATCTCTCTCGGTGATGGTAGCCGACAAATCGTCATTCGAAACATAACATGTGGACCAGGACATGGTATTAGTGTTGGAAGCTTAGGAAAATATCCTAATGAAGAACCGGTTGTGGGTCTTATTGTCAAAAATTGCACATTAAATAATACAAATAATGGTGTGAGGATCAAAACATGGCCTGGTACTTCAGTGATTTCAATTGCATCTCATTTGCATTTTGAAAATATTGTAATGGTTAATGTTAGCAATCCTGTTATTATTGATCAAGAATATTGCCCTTGGAATCAATGCTCAAAAAAG AGTCCATCAAAAATAAAGATAAGGAAAGTGATCTTTAAAAATATTAGAGGAACTTCTGCAACTCAAGAAGGGGTGACTCTTGTTTGTAGTCCGGGTGTGCCATGTGAAAGTGTGGTACTCAATAACATAGATTTAAGCTTCAATGAGTCAAAAGTAACGGCTAAATGTTCAAATGTAAAGCCCAAAATTCAAAGAAAATCACCCATTTGTGAATATCACATATAG
- the LOC127123011 gene encoding DNA polymerase kappa produces MEIIICLVFTGFCFFFLSELASSQMLASCVFSAFRTLKETQKGVSAFYNHFYQIVADFFYSVGLGLGKTDSPQASFRKSISNERTFSATEDEVLLQKKLVELAEMLSTDMQKEGLHGRTLTLKLKTTSFEVRNRAVTLQNYINSSEDILKHASKLLKAELPVSVRLIGLRVSQFNGDKSGSGATPDRTQKTITNFITSGEANRKKDPFSDVTDHDFISDIETDPSIDVGHTSQLDSRDPFDGNHSLDVNHQSCTLWKNDGAEKVQTSGNDAASSHHSACTEMLGSTSFQGKFEGKNVNDGSNLLEEDRLNSCQETTMLWLNDYKCSLCGIELPPSFVEERLEHSDFHFAEKLQKEESSIRQTSIPIQSQDQKHRINRQSKSKKQKLSQREGRYTPIDYFFVKE; encoded by the exons ATGGAGATAATAATTTGCCTAGTATTTACTGgcttttgttttttctttctcTCCGAACTTGCATCTTCCCAAATGTTGGCAAGCTGTGTTTTCTCAGCTTTTAGGACATTGAAAGAAACCCAAAAgggag TTTCAGCTTTCTACAACCATT TTTATCAAATTGTTGCAGATTTTTTTTACTCTGTGGGTTTAGGGCTTGGAAAGACTGATTCTCCCCAAGCAAGTTTTCGGAAAAGTATCAGCAATGAAAGGACATTTTCTGCCACTGAGGACGAAGTGCTGTTGCAGAAAAAACTGG TGGAGCTTGCTGAAATGCTGTCCACAGACATGCAGAAAGAGGGCCTTCATGGGCGAACGTTGACTCTTAAACTGAAAACTACTTCTTTTGAG GTTCGGAATAGAGCTGTGACTTTACAAAACTACATCAACTCAAGTGAGGATATTCTGAAGCATGCATCAAAATTGCTGAAAGCTGAACTTCCCGTTTCAGTAAGATTAATAG GTCTTAGAGTATCACAGTTTAACGGAGATAAAAGTGGTAGTGGTGCTACCCCTGATCGTACACAGAAGACTATTACCAATTTCATTACTTCAGGAGAAGCCAATAGGAAAAAGGATCCTTTTTCAGATGTTACAGATCATGACTTTATCAGTGATATAGAAACTGATCCTTCGATTGATGTTGGGCACACAAGCCAGCTTGATAGCAGAGATCCTTTTGATGGTAATCATTCATTAGATGTAAATCACCAAAGCTGCACTCTCTGGAAAAATGATGGTGCAGAGAAG GTACAAACTTCTGGTAATGATGCTGCAAGTTCTCACCACAGTGCATGTACAGAGATGCTTGGATCAACTTCATTCCAGGGGAAGTTTGAGGGGAAAAATGTGAATGATGGGTCTAATCTTCTGGAGGAGGATAGACTTAATTCTTGTCAGGAAACAACAATGTTGTGGTTGAATGACTATAAATGTTCACTCTGTGGAATAGAACTTCCTCCAAGTTTTGTTGAGGAAAGATTAGAGCATTCTGATTTCCATTTTGCTGAGAAGCTTCAAAAGGAAGAATCAAGTATTCGCCAAACATCTATTCCGATTCAAAG TCAGGATCAAAAGCACCGAATCAATAGACAAAGCAAATCCAAGAAGCAAAAGTTGTCGCAGAGAGAGGGCCGATATACGCCCATTGATTATTTTTTTGTTAAGGAGTAA